CGGTTGCGGGTTGCCCTCCGGGCGCTGGTCCCGCAGGTGGAGGAAGTGGCGCGGGAGCGTCCCGAGGACGACGCCGAGCGGGTCAGGGCGCGGAGCAGCGCGCGGGCCTCCGTCGAGACCGCCCGTGCGTGTCTGGACGCTGGCCCCGGCTCGGGCCTGGTATCCGCGAAAGACCACGCCCTCAGCCTCGCCCGCGAGGTGGCGGGGTTGTGCCGCCACCTTGAGAAGTTGACCGGCGCGCGCACCGCGGAGCCGGCATGAGCAGCCTGGTGCCTGCCGGGTGGAGGGTCGGGCCGGAGTGGGCAGACGGCGTCGTACGGCCGCCGGTGCGGCTGGTGATGTGCGTGGAGTGCCCCGCCCGGTCCGATCAGCCGACCCTCACCGGCCGGGCCGCAGGACGGCAGTGGGCGGCCGGCCACGCCGACGTCACCGGCCACACCCGGTTCGTGGAGTCCTCCCACCAGATCGTCAGGGCCAGCCTGGTGCCGGCGGGGTTCACGCAGCAGGGGGCGCCGTGAGCGCGCACGCGAAGCGCCGCCGGTCGTGGCCGCGGCGGCTTGTGTCCGCCGCGGTTCACCATCCGGTCCGCCTGCTGTGCCGTGTCGAGGACGAGCTGGTGGACTGCACCAGCTTCGGTATCGCCCAGGTGTTGATCATCGGTGGGTTCGCCGTCGTCGTCGCCGGCTGGGTCGTCCTCCAGATCGCCCGCGCTTTGCTCGCCCCGTAGCCCGAGGAATCAATGATGTCTACGACATGCCCGCACGAGCCGCCGTGCCCGTCCGCCTTCGCTGCGGACCGGGAGGCCGCGCACCCGGTGGTGCGCCACCCCGAGCAGGGCTGGAGCCTCCTGTGCAACG
The nucleotide sequence above comes from Streptomyces sp. TS71-3. Encoded proteins:
- a CDS encoding DUF6415 family natural product biosynthesis protein, with the protein product MRAAAAELLDEGAPLPRFDDLTELTARLRVALRALVPQVEEVARERPEDDAERVRARSSARASVETARACLDAGPGSGLVSAKDHALSLAREVAGLCRHLEKLTGARTAEPA
- a CDS encoding DUF5999 family protein yields the protein MSTTCPHEPPCPSAFAADREAAHPVVRHPEQGWSLLCNGVLLFEDTGELLPDGRVIAPHRPAAALAVA